From the genome of Phlebotomus papatasi isolate M1 chromosome 2, Ppap_2.1, whole genome shotgun sequence:
TTCCTAAACTGCGTCTTCCCGCGAGCAATATCCTCTCCTGACAGGCTTCCGCTGCGCAGAGTCTTCACTGCAGCCTCCACGGCTTTTCCGGCATCCCTGGCCTCGGTGGACAGCACAAAGCCAAAGAGCCCATCATCGCTGTAGCTGGCATTGAAGGCCCCAAAGCCGAGGGGTCTGTCGCCAACGACTGCTGAAACTGCCTTCCCTACGACTCCATTGACATTTCCACGCCTTGTCCAGGCTCCAACTCCTGCCGCGTACTGGAGCACATGGAGGGCCAGGCATTCTTTGGCATTGGCCCATCCAGCTCCCTGGGTAGCAATGGCCACGTGAGCCAAGTTCCCGCCGCGATCGAGTCTAGCTTCATTGCCTCCCACAAAGGAGGAAGCATTGTCCTTACCAGCTCCGGAATCCAGAGGAAGATTCTGGGCATAACCAACCAGGAGATTGTGATCAACTCCAACGCCCACCACGGCTGTCCTGTTGGTGGTGTAGTTGGAAGCTACGTAGTGCTGCAGAGTCTCTGGAGAAATCTTTCCGATCTGATGCTTGGGGCAGAAGATGGAATTACCCAGGGCATTGCGATAGGCAGCACGGTGGAGAAGATCCACAGCTCGGACGGGATGCGAGATCCGTGCCAAATCCTCGCGCATGCGTGGCACGAGCTCCTCCAGTTCCCAAGGCTTGAACACCTGGCCCGTTGCTACGTCCTGAAGGAACTTCAGACCCACGTCCAGATGATTAGGCGTCACCTCGAGGGTGTAGGCAACCAATTCACGGTCACTGGCCACGCTCAAGCTTCCACCAATCTGCTGGATATTGCGAGTAATGGCAAAAGTTGTGGAGCCTTTGGTGGTCAATCCGGCAGCTGCACGGAGAACATGGGATGTTCCCAGGTTGTCGTAGGTCTCATTGCGGGATCCAGCTCTGGAAAAATACGTGAAATAGAGCTTTTTGGCTTTTTTTCAACCGGTTTTCGAGTTACCGGACAAGGATGGACACCCTTGAGATGGGAGTTGCTGCCTCTGCTGAAGCCACCACGAGCTTATTGGGCAGAGTCGTTGTCTGCACATCGCTGGTGCCTCTGGCAGGCTTTGAAGCAGCCTGAGCGGCATATCCGCGAATCTGGAAGAGATTTTCCGGAAAGAAACCCCCATTAAACCTATCACATGTCACCGAAAAAAACCTTTCACTTCCCGATTTTGCTTTACGTAACGCTGTCTTTCACTTCACCCCCAAATCCCCAACTCCCTAgacaatttctccaaaaaatacTTACGGCAACTGATCGGAAGAGAGGTGCTTTCGAGGCTGAACTAGCCATTTCGCCCCAAATACTCTTtattacttcacaaaaagacTTTTTCCCCACTGATTTTCACTCAGCACACGAAGGTGGACTGGGATATTTCGACTGCAGCGCCGCGTGGTGTTCaacacttaaaaaaatttaggGAAATTTCCTGACAGCTGTCAAGGGGGTTTTGTTTTTATCGACATTTTGGCCCAGTGATTTTTCCTGGTGAAAAAAACTTTGTGTGGTTTTTTCGTGGCAATTTTTGCAGTGATAGAAAAGAATAAATTGTGTGTTTGTGTGTGAGATGGCATTCTTCAATGTTGGAGCACTGGGTGGAAATCCATTTTCCACCCAAGTCGGCCAGAGAATTGGTAAATTTCCCCCAaaggaagaaataaaaaaacattccCCGCACTTCCATCTGTCACGAGTGTCTGAGATTGGGGCGAAAAATGACTCAGCTGCAAATTCCCtgctaaatattttaattcccACGTCTCTATTTACACAAGCAAGTGTCTTATAAACAGGCCAATCTATCTCTTTGGTTCTTCTAGCGATAATTCCCACAAGAAATTAATTCTTGGAGGGAATCACAGAAAACTTCATGAGTCCTCCGGAAAGGGTGTGCAGGAGGATTGATAAGAAAAAACATACAGAGTGATACCAATACCCCTTTGTCTCAATTTGCGTTCTATTGATAAAATTGTCTCATAGCGTGACTCATACTTGCATAAGAGACACCTCCGTTTAATGAAAAACAGAGCTTCTGGGGAGTGTGGGATGCCTTCCGGAAAGGCAAAAGTG
Proteins encoded in this window:
- the LOC129804722 gene encoding cytochrome b-c1 complex subunit 2, mitochondrial, with protein sequence MASSASKAPLFRSVAIRGYAAQAASKPARGTSDVQTTTLPNKLVVASAEAATPISRVSILVRAGSRNETYDNLGTSHVLRAAAGLTTKGSTTFAITRNIQQIGGSLSVASDRELVAYTLEVTPNHLDVGLKFLQDVATGQVFKPWELEELVPRMREDLARISHPVRAVDLLHRAAYRNALGNSIFCPKHQIGKISPETLQHYVASNYTTNRTAVVGVGVDHNLLVGYAQNLPLDSGAGKDNASSFVGGNEARLDRGGNLAHVAIATQGAGWANAKECLALHVLQYAAGVGAWTRRGNVNGVVGKAVSAVVGDRPLGFGAFNASYSDDGLFGFVLSTEARDAGKAVEAAVKTLRSGSLSGEDIARGKTQFRNDFLYFVENGENLAQDLGAQAALCGSVLSPAQIAAEIDGVSASDVNAVAKRVASGKLALGAVGNLATVPHVHEL